One Kitasatospora sp. MAP12-44 DNA segment encodes these proteins:
- a CDS encoding SPOR domain-containing protein, whose protein sequence is MTTDSASSPWCVMRQDDNGNRFLVARGLTREAAEALAAEFEARGHKQLYWVTAETS, encoded by the coding sequence ATGACGACCGACTCCGCCTCCTCCCCTTGGTGCGTCATGCGCCAGGACGACAACGGCAACCGCTTCCTGGTCGCCCGCGGACTGACCCGCGAGGCCGCCGAGGCGCTGGCCGCCGAGTTCGAGGCGCGCGGTCACAAGCAGCTGTACTGGGTGACGGCCGAAACGTCCTAG
- a CDS encoding (deoxy)nucleoside triphosphate pyrophosphohydrolase, which translates to MEAIENRIVVGGALIHQGRVLAARRSAPAEVAGRWEFPGGKAEPGESEPQALERELHEELGVRARALRRLAGEWTVRPGLLLRIWAAELLAGDPQPLEDHSELRWLGPDELSVVDWLEHDREVLPEVARLLATATTPWVGQSEKMTQTPG; encoded by the coding sequence ATGGAAGCCATCGAGAACCGGATCGTCGTCGGCGGAGCACTGATCCACCAGGGGCGGGTGCTGGCCGCGCGGCGCAGTGCGCCGGCCGAGGTGGCCGGGCGGTGGGAGTTCCCCGGCGGCAAGGCCGAGCCCGGTGAGAGCGAGCCGCAGGCACTGGAGCGCGAGCTGCACGAGGAGCTGGGCGTCCGGGCGCGTGCGCTGCGGCGGCTGGCGGGGGAGTGGACGGTCCGGCCCGGTCTGCTGCTGCGGATCTGGGCGGCCGAGCTGCTCGCCGGCGATCCGCAGCCGCTGGAGGACCACTCCGAGCTGCGCTGGCTGGGCCCGGACGAGCTGTCGGTGGTGGACTGGCTGGAGCACGACCGCGAGGTGCTGCCCGAAGTGGCCCGGCTGCTCGCCACAGCAACCACTCCATGGGTAGGCCAATCGGAAAAGATGACCCAGACGCCGGGATAG
- a CDS encoding SpoIIE family protein phosphatase produces the protein MTSTGSGGGARRTGGAAARARLRARGPARNAVRGPAAALRPADRLGPADRLGGPRARPAAASAPGGPRILPGGELPAPAVPTLRSSPGEPFPGSAAAEGPGDHTQGSLFDVVKVAIAMLDTSGRVVLWSPAAEELLGWPSELLVGRRIEELLVDEQLVLATREAFRVALSTGGWKGLTQLRHRDGDKVPVEARISLLVDGDGTPFLLVALAEARSLQSVERDLAVRDALFEQSPLGIAVLDTELRYTAVNQTLADMNGVAPEEHLGRTTGETLPERGADEISAIQREVLASGEPVIDVTLAAPATAPVGGYRSVSYSRLTDRAGKVLGISGTVMDVTDRYRAVAKVEHARRRLALLNDFGSRVGDLLDASRIAQELAGAVVPKLADFAAAILLQAVAHGDDLPRHGHDRRTSLLQLGVAAVQDGEEVEVMLRRGARITFAEESCYGRVLRTGLPEVLSGADGLEDATYPGDPKVRAAQELGTHSVLVVPLRARGLVIGLLVLSRAGRREAFDRDDLAFSVELADRAGSSLDNARLYARERTAALTLQRTLLPQQVPQPTGVEVAYRYVPGSSGTEVGGDWFDVIPLPGERTALVVGDVMGHGLRAAATMGRLRTAVRVLAALDLPPDVLLRHVHELTDDLAQGPDEALLATCVYAVYDPATARLVVAKAGHIPPVLVVPPITGPARRGSPLHGGQGQVLDLPSGAPLGVGGVPFESVELQIPEGSILALCTDGLVESRDKDLDVGLGRLQAVLEKPYVSIQHACEAVLDTIMEQGREPDDVALLLARLGRGEEGARTVGWTLPAEPTAVSRARRLVRGALQEWAVEELTDVAELLVSELVTNSVRYASAPIGVRLTLSGSLLVEISDPLPDPPRERHAAEADEGGRGLELVGRLALRWGTRAEGMGKVVWFEQELPGKEPNQ, from the coding sequence GTGACGAGTACGGGTAGCGGCGGGGGAGCGCGGCGCACCGGTGGTGCCGCGGCCCGGGCCAGGCTGCGGGCCCGCGGCCCGGCCAGGAACGCCGTGCGCGGCCCCGCCGCGGCCCTGCGTCCCGCTGACCGGTTGGGTCCCGCTGACCGGCTGGGGGGCCCCCGCGCCCGCCCCGCCGCCGCCTCGGCCCCCGGCGGTCCGAGGATCCTCCCGGGCGGCGAGCTGCCGGCCCCCGCCGTCCCCACCCTGCGCAGCTCCCCGGGTGAGCCGTTCCCCGGCAGCGCCGCCGCCGAGGGCCCGGGCGACCACACCCAGGGCAGCCTCTTCGACGTTGTCAAGGTCGCCATCGCGATGCTCGACACCTCCGGCCGCGTGGTGCTGTGGAGTCCGGCCGCCGAGGAGCTGCTCGGCTGGCCGAGCGAGCTGCTGGTGGGCCGCCGGATCGAGGAGCTGCTGGTGGACGAGCAGCTGGTGCTCGCCACCCGCGAGGCCTTCCGGGTCGCCCTGAGCACCGGCGGCTGGAAGGGCCTGACCCAACTGCGCCACCGCGACGGCGACAAGGTCCCGGTCGAGGCCAGGATCTCGCTCCTGGTGGACGGCGACGGCACGCCGTTCCTGCTGGTCGCCCTCGCCGAGGCCCGCTCGCTGCAGTCCGTCGAGCGCGACCTGGCCGTGCGGGACGCGCTCTTCGAGCAGTCGCCGCTGGGCATCGCGGTGCTGGACACCGAGCTGCGCTACACCGCCGTCAACCAGACGCTGGCCGACATGAACGGCGTCGCCCCCGAGGAGCACCTCGGGCGCACCACCGGCGAGACCCTCCCCGAGCGGGGCGCCGACGAGATCAGCGCGATCCAGCGCGAGGTGCTGGCGTCCGGCGAGCCGGTCATCGACGTCACGCTCGCCGCGCCGGCGACCGCCCCGGTCGGCGGCTACCGCTCGGTCTCCTACAGCCGGCTCACCGACCGGGCCGGCAAGGTGCTGGGCATCTCGGGCACGGTGATGGACGTCACCGACCGCTACCGCGCGGTGGCCAAGGTCGAGCACGCCCGGCGCCGGCTCGCCCTGTTGAACGACTTCGGCTCCCGGGTCGGCGACCTGCTGGACGCCTCGCGGATCGCCCAGGAGCTGGCCGGCGCGGTGGTCCCCAAGCTGGCCGACTTCGCGGCCGCGATCCTGCTGCAGGCGGTCGCCCACGGCGACGACCTGCCGCGGCACGGCCACGACCGCAGGACCTCGCTGCTGCAACTGGGCGTGGCCGCCGTGCAGGACGGTGAGGAGGTCGAGGTGATGCTCCGCCGGGGAGCCAGGATCACCTTCGCCGAGGAGTCCTGCTACGGCCGGGTGCTGCGTACCGGCCTGCCCGAAGTGCTCTCCGGCGCCGACGGGTTGGAGGACGCCACCTACCCCGGCGACCCCAAGGTCCGGGCGGCGCAGGAGCTCGGCACGCACTCGGTGCTGGTGGTCCCGCTGCGTGCCCGGGGCCTGGTGATCGGCCTGCTGGTGCTCAGCCGGGCGGGCCGCCGGGAGGCCTTCGACCGGGACGACCTGGCCTTCTCGGTCGAGCTGGCCGACCGGGCCGGCAGCTCGCTGGACAACGCCCGGCTCTACGCCCGCGAGCGCACCGCGGCGCTGACCCTGCAGCGCACGCTGCTGCCGCAGCAGGTCCCGCAGCCCACCGGCGTCGAGGTGGCCTACCGCTACGTCCCCGGCAGCAGCGGCACCGAGGTGGGCGGCGACTGGTTCGACGTCATCCCGCTGCCCGGCGAGCGCACCGCGCTGGTGGTCGGCGACGTGATGGGCCACGGCCTGCGGGCCGCCGCCACGATGGGCCGGCTGCGCACCGCGGTCCGGGTGCTGGCCGCGCTGGACCTGCCGCCGGACGTGCTGCTGCGGCATGTCCACGAGCTGACCGACGACCTCGCCCAGGGGCCGGACGAGGCGCTGCTCGCCACCTGCGTCTACGCCGTCTACGACCCGGCCACCGCGCGCCTGGTGGTGGCCAAGGCGGGCCATATCCCGCCGGTCCTGGTGGTGCCGCCGATCACCGGCCCCGCGCGCCGCGGCAGCCCGCTGCACGGCGGTCAGGGGCAGGTGCTCGACCTGCCCTCGGGTGCGCCGCTGGGGGTCGGCGGCGTCCCGTTCGAATCGGTCGAGCTGCAGATTCCCGAGGGCAGCATTCTGGCGCTCTGCACCGACGGCCTGGTGGAGTCCCGGGACAAGGACCTGGACGTGGGCCTGGGCAGGTTGCAGGCGGTGCTGGAGAAGCCGTACGTGTCCATCCAGCACGCGTGTGAGGCGGTGCTGGACACCATCATGGAGCAGGGCCGCGAGCCGGACGACGTCGCGCTGCTGCTGGCCCGGCTCGGGAGGGGTGAGGAGGGGGCGCGCACGGTCGGCTGGACGCTCCCGGCGGAACCCACCGCGGTTTCGCGCGCCCGCCGGCTGGTCCGCGGCGCGCTCCAGGAGTGGGCGGTCGAGGAACTGACCGACGTCGCCGAGCTGCTGGTCAGCGAGCTGGTCACCAACTCCGTCCGGTATGCCAGCGCCCCGATCGGGGTACGGCTGACGCTCAGCGGCAGCCTGCTGGTGGAGATCTCGGACCCGCTGCCCGACCCGCCGCGCGAGCGGCACGCCGCCGAGGCCGACGAGGGCGGCCGGGGTCTTGAGCTGGTGGGCCGGCTGGCACTGCGCTGGGGCACCCGGGCCGAGGGAATGGGCAAAGTGGTCTGGTTCGAGCAGGAATTGCCGGGGAAGGAACCGAACCAGTAA
- a CDS encoding SpoIIE family protein phosphatase, with amino-acid sequence MPSPPEPDSGRWGHSDPGSIYEYIRVATFAIGADGRISQWSERAADFFALPAAEAVGADPVTTLVPRELWRRGRDRLERALAGEEWIGTAPYRDRGGAEGLAEVYLMPASTEADQGGTAAGALCLAVDLGKLRRIETDLAASEAVFGQTPSGFFLFDQQLKLQRVNRSFAEAVGVEPEGLTGLTAYDLFSTTEADRLQAALRQVLASGDPVVDLRFSGAVPTRGGNRRWAISLYRLTGPGERSMGVAGQVHDVTSRHVAEREAAGVRRNLALVNEASAHIGSTLDLETTAKELLDVVVPQFCDLATVDLYSALLSGESGPSLTGAGGGPYDGSGELRRVAVSSVVGDASSVLGGDPASGAAPLPTAEPGGTLCYPPRSPHARALRTGRSAIPEPGPDPLLRSTLVVPLVARNVVLGLVQLSRAIGSEPFDARDVAIAEEIAARAAVCVDNARLYRREHERALILQRSLLPPGNPEASGLEIACRYRPSNNNTEVGGDWFDVIALPGNRTALVIGDVMGRGLRAAVAMGQLRTAVRTLAMLDLDPVEVLTALDEIARGLGDPGPADEDAVEVYLATCVYAVYDAVTRRCVFANAGHLPPVLLSPGEDARMLHVPPGLPLGVGGEPFEEVELTLPDGALLGLYTDGLVESRKHQLDEGLLAFRTALQNGSPGLELLCDQVLSELDPHHGEDDIALLMARVRAIPEDAVGDWRLPPEPTSVAKARELACGWLLVRGMDEQVDTTELLVSELVTNALRHGRGDIRLRLLRDANLVCEVWDDGYAQPRQRRAQETDEGGRGLQLVSLLAERWGSRRTPHGKIVWFELGV; translated from the coding sequence GTGCCCTCGCCTCCTGAGCCGGACTCCGGCCGCTGGGGCCACAGTGATCCGGGCTCGATCTACGAGTACATCCGGGTCGCCACCTTCGCGATCGGCGCGGACGGCCGGATCAGCCAGTGGAGCGAGCGCGCGGCGGACTTCTTCGCGCTGCCCGCCGCCGAGGCGGTCGGCGCAGACCCGGTGACCACCCTCGTCCCGCGCGAGCTCTGGCGGCGCGGGCGCGACCGGCTGGAGCGCGCGCTGGCCGGCGAGGAGTGGATCGGCACCGCCCCCTACCGGGACCGCGGCGGCGCCGAGGGCCTCGCCGAGGTCTACCTGATGCCCGCCAGCACCGAAGCCGACCAGGGCGGCACCGCCGCCGGCGCGCTCTGTCTCGCGGTCGACCTCGGCAAGCTGCGCCGCATCGAGACCGACCTGGCCGCCTCCGAGGCCGTCTTCGGCCAGACCCCCAGCGGCTTCTTCCTCTTCGACCAGCAGCTCAAGCTGCAGCGGGTCAACCGCTCCTTCGCCGAGGCGGTCGGCGTCGAGCCCGAGGGCCTGACCGGCCTGACCGCCTACGACCTGTTCTCGACCACCGAGGCGGACCGCCTGCAGGCCGCCCTGCGCCAGGTGCTGGCCAGCGGCGACCCGGTGGTCGACCTGCGGTTCAGCGGTGCGGTGCCGACCCGCGGCGGCAACCGCCGCTGGGCGATCTCGCTCTACCGGCTGACCGGCCCGGGCGAGCGCTCGATGGGCGTGGCCGGCCAGGTGCACGACGTCACCAGCCGGCACGTCGCCGAGCGCGAGGCGGCGGGCGTGCGGCGCAACCTGGCGCTGGTCAACGAGGCCAGCGCGCACATCGGCTCCACCCTCGACCTGGAGACCACCGCCAAGGAGCTGCTGGACGTGGTCGTCCCGCAGTTCTGCGACCTGGCCACCGTCGACCTGTACTCGGCGCTGCTCTCCGGCGAGAGCGGACCCTCGCTCACCGGCGCCGGCGGCGGCCCGTACGACGGCAGCGGCGAGCTGCGCCGGGTGGCCGTCTCCAGCGTGGTCGGCGACGCCTCCTCGGTGCTCGGCGGCGACCCGGCGTCCGGCGCCGCGCCGCTGCCCACCGCCGAGCCCGGCGGCACGCTCTGCTACCCCCCGCGCTCCCCGCACGCCCGCGCCCTGCGCACCGGCCGCAGCGCCATCCCCGAGCCCGGCCCCGACCCGCTGCTGCGCAGCACGCTGGTGGTGCCGCTGGTGGCCCGCAACGTGGTGCTCGGCCTGGTCCAGCTCTCCCGCGCGATCGGCAGCGAGCCCTTCGACGCCAGGGACGTCGCGATCGCCGAGGAGATCGCCGCCCGGGCCGCCGTCTGCGTGGACAACGCCCGGCTCTACCGGCGCGAGCACGAGCGCGCGCTGATCCTGCAGCGCAGCCTGCTGCCCCCGGGCAACCCGGAGGCCAGCGGCCTGGAGATCGCCTGCCGCTACCGCCCCAGCAACAACAACACCGAGGTGGGCGGCGACTGGTTCGACGTCATCGCGCTGCCCGGCAACCGCACCGCGCTGGTGATCGGCGACGTGATGGGCCGCGGCCTGCGCGCCGCCGTGGCGATGGGTCAGTTGCGCACGGCGGTACGGACGTTGGCGATGCTCGACCTGGATCCGGTCGAGGTGCTGACCGCCCTGGACGAGATCGCCCGTGGCCTGGGCGACCCGGGACCGGCCGACGAGGACGCCGTCGAGGTCTACCTGGCGACCTGCGTGTACGCCGTCTATGACGCGGTCACCCGGCGCTGCGTCTTCGCCAACGCCGGCCACCTGCCGCCGGTGCTGCTCAGCCCCGGCGAGGACGCCCGGATGCTGCACGTCCCGCCCGGCCTGCCGCTGGGCGTCGGCGGCGAGCCCTTCGAGGAGGTCGAGCTGACGCTGCCCGACGGCGCCCTGCTCGGCCTCTACACCGACGGCCTGGTGGAGTCCCGCAAGCACCAGCTGGACGAGGGCCTGCTGGCCTTCCGCACCGCCCTGCAGAACGGCTCGCCCGGTCTGGAGCTGCTCTGCGACCAGGTGCTCAGCGAGTTGGACCCGCACCACGGCGAGGACGACATCGCCCTGCTGATGGCCCGGGTCCGGGCCATCCCGGAGGACGCGGTCGGCGACTGGCGGCTGCCGCCGGAGCCCACCTCGGTGGCCAAGGCCCGCGAACTGGCCTGCGGCTGGCTGCTGGTACGCGGTATGGACGAGCAGGTGGACACCACCGAGCTGCTGGTCAGCGAGCTGGTGACGAACGCGCTGCGGCACGGCCGCGGCGACATCCGGCTGCGGCTGCTGCGCGATGCCAACCTGGTCTGCGAGGTCTGGGACGACGGCTATGCCCAGCCCCGCCAGCGCCGCGCCC